Proteins co-encoded in one Garra rufa chromosome 21, GarRuf1.0, whole genome shotgun sequence genomic window:
- the LOC141295886 gene encoding selenoprotein N-like encodes MMAADVDKTPAGEPKDDHNEDCATPSSRRARSRFVQLSSLFLIAAVPFIAFCIKYYQDVQLVKRHEAGLKALGADGLFFFSSLDTDQDLYLSPEEFKPIAEKLTGVAPPPEFEEEIPHDPNGETLTLNAKMQPLLLESMTKSKDGFLGVSHSSLSGLRSWKRPAVPSSTFYASQFKAFLPPSGKSALGDTWWIIPSELNIFTGYLPNNRYHPPTPRGKEVLIHSLLSMFHPRPFVKTRFASQGAVACIRAASDFYYDIVFRIHAEFQLNDVPDFPFWFTPGQFAGNIILSKDASHVREFHLYVPNDKSLNVDMEWLYGGSESSNMEVDIGYLPQMELRAEGPSTPSVIYDEQGNKIDSRGEGGEPIQFVFEEIVWSEELSREAASRCLEVTMYPFKKVPYLPFSEAFSRADAEKKLVHSILLWGALDDQSCUGSGRTLRETVLESSPVLALLNQSFISSWSLVKELEDLQADKKNLHLSEKATLHLEKYTFPVEMMVALPNGTVVHHINANNFLDQTSMKPEEEGPAISFSAGFEDPSASTYIRFLQEGLEKARPYLES; translated from the exons ATGATGGCCGCAGACGTGGATAAAACTCCTGCTGGAGAGCCAAAGGATGATCATAATGAAGATTGCGCGACTCCATCCAGCAGACGCGCCCGCTCACGTTTCGTGCAACTCTCCAGTTTATTTCTCATCGCTGCTGTTCCCTTCATCGCCTTTTGTATTAAATATTACCAGGACGTCCAGCTTGTGAAACGACAT GAGGCAGGACTAAAGGCACTGGGAGCAGACGGACTCTTTTtcttctcatccctggatactGATCAAGACCTCTATCTCAGTCCAGAGGAATTCAAACCCATTGCAGAAAAACTCACAG GTGTGGCACCTCCCCCAGAGTTTGAAGAGGAGATACCACATGACCCAAATGGAGAGACACTGACCCTGAATGCTAAAATGCAGCCGCTACTGCTGGAAAGCATGACTAAAAGCAAAGATGGCTTTTTAGGG GTTTCACACAGCTCTCTTAGTGGGCTGAGATCTTGGAAACGTCCAGCTGTTCCTTCATCCACGTTTTATGCCAGTCAGTTCAAAGCCTTCCTGCCACCCAGTGGGAAATCTGCCCTGGGCGATACTTGGTGGATCATTCCCAGCGAATTGAACATCTTCACTGGCTACCTTCCCAACAACCGCTATCATCCTCCCACACCACGAGGAAAAGAG GTGCTGATCCACTCTCTGCTGAGTATGTTTCATCCGCGACCCTTTGTGAAAACTCGCTTCGCTTCACAGGGAGCTGTGGCTTGTATCCGGGCTGCTAGTGACTTCTATTATGACATTGTTTTCAG AATCCATGCTGAGTTCCAGCTAAATGATGTTCCAGACTTTCCATTCTGGTTCACTCCTGGGCAGTTTGCTGGTAACATCATCCTCTCCAAAGATGCTTCTCACGTCCGAGAGTTTCACCTCTACGTTCCAAATGACAA ATCTTTGAATGTGGACATGGAGTGGCTTTATGGAGGCAGTGAAAGCAGCAACATGGAGGTGGATATTGGATACCTGCCTCAG ATGGAGCTCAGGGCAGAAGGTCCCTCCACTCCCTCAGTGATCTATGACGAGCAGGGGAACAAGATTGACAGCCGAGGGGAGGGAGGAGAGCCCATTCAGTTTGTCTTTGAGGAGATTGTCTGGAGTGAAGAGCTGAGCAGAGAAGCAGCATCCAGATGCCTGGAGGTCACAATGTACCCATTTAAAAAG gTGCCATATTTACCATTCAGTGAGGCCTTTAGCAGAGCTGATGCAGAGAAGAAGCTGGTTCACTCCATCCTGCTCTGGGGAGCTCTGGATGACCAGTCATGCTGAG GTTCGGGGCGGACTCTTCGAGAAACAGTCCTCGAGAGTTCGCCCGTTTTGGCCTTGCTCAACCAGAGCTTTATCAGCAGCTGGTCTCTAGTCAAAGAGCTGGAGGATCTGCAG GCTGATAAAAAGAATCTGCATTTGAGTGAAAAGGCTACTTTACATTTGGAAAAGTACACTTTTCCAGTGGAGATGATGGTGGCGTTGCCCAACGGCACTGTG GTTCATCACATCAATGCTAATAATTTCCTGGACCAGACATCCATGAAACCAGAGGAAGAAGGGCCTGCTATCAGTTTCTCAGCAGGTTTTGAGGATCCTTCAGCTTCCACATACATTCGCTTCCTGCAGGAAGGACTCGAAAAGGCTAGACCTTACCTGGAGTCATAA